From a single Podarcis raffonei isolate rPodRaf1 chromosome 10, rPodRaf1.pri, whole genome shotgun sequence genomic region:
- the SLC25A18 gene encoding mitochondrial glutamate carrier 2 isoform X2: MRDKKKISLPAKLINGGIAGLVGVTCVFPIDLAKTRLQNQQGQAIYTGMRDCLVKTIKSEGFFGVYRGAAVNLTLVTPEKAIKLAANDFFRQFLSQDGKELSLVREMLAGCGAGTCQVVVTSPMEMLKIQLQDAGRLAAHQQKALGQDRPAAATSHSPPGQPYTAGSTAASKRPSAFMIARDLLCTQGVAGLYKGLGATLLRDVPFSIIYFPLFANINKLGQANLDEKASFFHSFISGCIAGSVAAVAVTPLDVLKTRIQTLKKGLGEDTYNGIVDCARKVWIHEGPAAFMKGAGCRALVIAPLFGIAQGMYFIGIGEHIMEYFK, encoded by the exons ATGAGGGACAAGAAGAAGATTAG CCTTCCAGCTAAGTTAATCAACGGAGGTATAGCAGGACTTGTGGGGGTGACTTGTGTTTTCCCCATTGATTTGGCCAAAACCCGTCTCCAGAACCAGCAAGGACAAGCCATCTACACTGGAAT GAGGGATTGTTTGGTGAAGACAATTAAATCAGAGGGGTTCTTTGGCGTGTATCGAG GGGCTGCTGTAAACCTGACTCTTGTCACTCCTGAAAAAGCAATCAAGTTGGCAGCCAATGATTTCTTCCGACAGTTTCTCTCCCAAGATGG AAAAGAATTGTCATTGGTGAGAGAGATGCTTGCTGGCTGTGGAGCTGGGACTTGCCAGGTAGTGGTCACATCTCCAATGGAAATGTTGAAAATCCAGCTCCAGGATGCTGGGCGGCTAG CTGCTCATCAGCAGAAGGCCTTGGGACAGGATCGACCAGCTGCTGCCACCTCCCATTCACCACCAGGACAGCCTTACACAGCTGGGTCCACAGCAGCCTCTAAACGCCCCTCTGCTTTCATGATTGCCAGAGATCTCCTGTGCACCCAGGGAGTTGCAGGCCTGTATAAAGGGCTGGGAGCCACCTTGCTCAG GGATGTACCCTTTTCTATTATATATTTCCCACTTTTTGCCAACATCAACAAGCTGGGGCAGGCGAATCTTGATGAAAAAGCCTCCTTCTTCCATTCATTCATCTCTGGCTGTATTGCAGGATCTGTGGCTGCAGTGGCCGTGACCCCATTGGATG TTCTAAAGACCCGAATTCAAACTCTCAAGAAAGGACTGGGAGAGGACACCTACAATGGGATTGTTGACTGTGCCAG GAAGGTCTGGATTCATGAGGGCCCTGCTGCCTTCATGAAAGGGGCAGGATGCCGTGCACTGGTTATAGCTCCTCTCTTTGGCATAGCCCAAGGAATGTATTTCATTGGCATTGGAGAACATATCATGGAATATTTCAAGTAG
- the SLC25A18 gene encoding mitochondrial glutamate carrier 2 isoform X3, translated as MRDKKKIRRDCLVKTIKSEGFFGVYRGAAVNLTLVTPEKAIKLAANDFFRQFLSQDGKELSLVREMLAGCGAGTCQVVVTSPMEMLKIQLQDAGRLAAHQQKALGQDRPAAATSHSPPGQPYTAGSTAASKRPSAFMIARDLLCTQGVAGLYKGLGATLLRDVPFSIIYFPLFANINKLGQANLDEKASFFHSFISGCIAGSVAAVAVTPLDVLKTRIQTLKKGLGEDTYNGIVDCARKVWIHEGPAAFMKGAGCRALVIAPLFGIAQGMYFIGIGEHIMEYFK; from the exons ATGAGGGACAAGAAGAAGATTAG GAGGGATTGTTTGGTGAAGACAATTAAATCAGAGGGGTTCTTTGGCGTGTATCGAG GGGCTGCTGTAAACCTGACTCTTGTCACTCCTGAAAAAGCAATCAAGTTGGCAGCCAATGATTTCTTCCGACAGTTTCTCTCCCAAGATGG AAAAGAATTGTCATTGGTGAGAGAGATGCTTGCTGGCTGTGGAGCTGGGACTTGCCAGGTAGTGGTCACATCTCCAATGGAAATGTTGAAAATCCAGCTCCAGGATGCTGGGCGGCTAG CTGCTCATCAGCAGAAGGCCTTGGGACAGGATCGACCAGCTGCTGCCACCTCCCATTCACCACCAGGACAGCCTTACACAGCTGGGTCCACAGCAGCCTCTAAACGCCCCTCTGCTTTCATGATTGCCAGAGATCTCCTGTGCACCCAGGGAGTTGCAGGCCTGTATAAAGGGCTGGGAGCCACCTTGCTCAG GGATGTACCCTTTTCTATTATATATTTCCCACTTTTTGCCAACATCAACAAGCTGGGGCAGGCGAATCTTGATGAAAAAGCCTCCTTCTTCCATTCATTCATCTCTGGCTGTATTGCAGGATCTGTGGCTGCAGTGGCCGTGACCCCATTGGATG TTCTAAAGACCCGAATTCAAACTCTCAAGAAAGGACTGGGAGAGGACACCTACAATGGGATTGTTGACTGTGCCAG GAAGGTCTGGATTCATGAGGGCCCTGCTGCCTTCATGAAAGGGGCAGGATGCCGTGCACTGGTTATAGCTCCTCTCTTTGGCATAGCCCAAGGAATGTATTTCATTGGCATTGGAGAACATATCATGGAATATTTCAAGTAG
- the SLC25A18 gene encoding mitochondrial glutamate carrier 2 isoform X1 — translation MNTIVIYLILYSLPAKLINGGIAGLVGVTCVFPIDLAKTRLQNQQGQAIYTGMRDCLVKTIKSEGFFGVYRGAAVNLTLVTPEKAIKLAANDFFRQFLSQDGKELSLVREMLAGCGAGTCQVVVTSPMEMLKIQLQDAGRLAAHQQKALGQDRPAAATSHSPPGQPYTAGSTAASKRPSAFMIARDLLCTQGVAGLYKGLGATLLRDVPFSIIYFPLFANINKLGQANLDEKASFFHSFISGCIAGSVAAVAVTPLDVLKTRIQTLKKGLGEDTYNGIVDCARKVWIHEGPAAFMKGAGCRALVIAPLFGIAQGMYFIGIGEHIMEYFK, via the exons ATGAATACCATTGTAATTTATCTTATACTTTACAGCCTTCCAGCTAAGTTAATCAACGGAGGTATAGCAGGACTTGTGGGGGTGACTTGTGTTTTCCCCATTGATTTGGCCAAAACCCGTCTCCAGAACCAGCAAGGACAAGCCATCTACACTGGAAT GAGGGATTGTTTGGTGAAGACAATTAAATCAGAGGGGTTCTTTGGCGTGTATCGAG GGGCTGCTGTAAACCTGACTCTTGTCACTCCTGAAAAAGCAATCAAGTTGGCAGCCAATGATTTCTTCCGACAGTTTCTCTCCCAAGATGG AAAAGAATTGTCATTGGTGAGAGAGATGCTTGCTGGCTGTGGAGCTGGGACTTGCCAGGTAGTGGTCACATCTCCAATGGAAATGTTGAAAATCCAGCTCCAGGATGCTGGGCGGCTAG CTGCTCATCAGCAGAAGGCCTTGGGACAGGATCGACCAGCTGCTGCCACCTCCCATTCACCACCAGGACAGCCTTACACAGCTGGGTCCACAGCAGCCTCTAAACGCCCCTCTGCTTTCATGATTGCCAGAGATCTCCTGTGCACCCAGGGAGTTGCAGGCCTGTATAAAGGGCTGGGAGCCACCTTGCTCAG GGATGTACCCTTTTCTATTATATATTTCCCACTTTTTGCCAACATCAACAAGCTGGGGCAGGCGAATCTTGATGAAAAAGCCTCCTTCTTCCATTCATTCATCTCTGGCTGTATTGCAGGATCTGTGGCTGCAGTGGCCGTGACCCCATTGGATG TTCTAAAGACCCGAATTCAAACTCTCAAGAAAGGACTGGGAGAGGACACCTACAATGGGATTGTTGACTGTGCCAG GAAGGTCTGGATTCATGAGGGCCCTGCTGCCTTCATGAAAGGGGCAGGATGCCGTGCACTGGTTATAGCTCCTCTCTTTGGCATAGCCCAAGGAATGTATTTCATTGGCATTGGAGAACATATCATGGAATATTTCAAGTAG
- the ATP6V1E1 gene encoding V-type proton ATPase subunit E 1 has translation MALSDDDVKKQIKHMMAFIEQEANEKAEEIDAKAEEEFNIEKGRLVQTQRLKIMEYYEKKEKQIEQQKKIQMSNLMNQARLKVLKARDDLIADLLNDAKQRLAKVVKDTGRYQSLLDGLVLQGFYQLLEPSMTVRCRKQDLQLVKAAVQKSIPVYKATTKKEVDIHIDQESFLPDDIAGGVEIYNNDNKIKVSNTLESRLDLIAQQMMPDIRTALFGANSNRKFMD, from the exons ATGGCGCTCAGCGATGACGACGTCAAGAAGCAG ATCAAGCACATGATGGCTTTCATTGAACAGGAAGCCAACGAGAAGGCAGAAGAAATAGATGCTAAG GCGGAAGAAGAATTCAACATTGAGAAAGGTCGTCTTGTTCAGACACAGAGACTGAAAATAATGGAATactatgaaaagaaagaaaaacaaattgaaCAGCAGAAGAAAAT TCAGATGTCCAACCTGATGAATCAGGCAAGACTGAAGGTTCTCAAAGCAAGGGATGATCTGATTGCC GATTTGCTGAATGATGCCAAGCAGAGACTGGCTAAAGTAGTAAAGGATACTGGCAGGTACCAGAGTCTGTTGGATGGATTAGTTCTACAG gggTTTTATCAGTTACTTGAGCCTTCAATGACTGTCCGATGCCGGAAACAGGATCTTCAGTTGGTTAAG GCTGCTGTCCAGAAGAGCATCCCAGTCTACAAAGCTACCACTAAAAAAGAAGTTGATATTCATATTGACCAAGAATCATTTCTCCCTGATGACAT AGCTGGAGGTGTTGAAATCTATAACAATGACAATAAAATCAAGGTTTCCAATACTCTGGAAAGCCGGCTGGATCTAATCGCCCAGCAA ATGATGCCAGACATTCGAACGGCACTTTTTGGTGCCAACAGCAATAGGAAGTTCATGGACTAA